From one Malus sylvestris chromosome 1, drMalSylv7.2, whole genome shotgun sequence genomic stretch:
- the LOC126591213 gene encoding thioredoxin H-type-like, protein MGICCSMCSGHNIDEVHQEGHHLAGRNVHLIKTMESWEEKLSEAIKDGKIVVANFSASWCRPCIMIAPAYCELADKYPSIIFLTLDVDVLAELSTSWDIKATPTFVFLKDGRQVDKLVGGNKPELQKKTAAVVAQLATQSPRLLL, encoded by the exons ATGGGAATTTGCTGCTCTATG TGTTCCGGACACAATATCGATGAGGTTCATCAAGAGGGTCATCATCTTGCCGGCAGAAATGTGCACCTCATAAAGACCATGGAAAGTTGGGAGGAAAAGTTATCAGAAGCAATCAAGGATGGAAAAATT GTTGTTGCAAATTTCAGTGCATCATGGTGTAGGCCCTGTATTATGATTGCACCAGCCTACTGTGAGCTTGCAGATAAATATCCTTCTATCATATTTCTAACCTTGGATGTTGACGTTCTCGCT GAGTTGAGTACTTCATGGGATATAAAGGCCACTCCGACATTCGTTTTTCTTAAAGATGGAAGACAAGTGGACAAACTCGTCGGAGGAAACAAGCCAGAGCTCCAGAAGAAGACAGCAGCCGTCGTGGCTCAATTAGCAACCCAGTCTCCAAGATTACTCTTGTGA
- the LOC126589238 gene encoding probable inactive receptor kinase At5g58300, whose product MKLQVSFCTLIFLFLIPPFPSSVFSDLNSDRQALLNFAATVVHIKKLNWNVSTPVCTSWVGITCNLNKTSVTAIHLPGIGLFGSIPSNSIGKLHALQVLSLRSNFLYGSLPSDILSIPSLEYLYLQHNNFSGVLPASLPPNLVVLDFSFNSFSGSIPTKIQNLTRLTTLYLQNNFISGAIPNLNLPALKLLNLSYNNLNGSVPYSLEKYSNSSFVGNPQLCGEPLNNCSKTTSSTPSASSAFLPPSPTILKNHHATLIKKLSPGSIIAMAFGCSAVFILLVLVVVICCWKRTNKVGGGMLKGKAAGDGKGEMPKDFGSGVQEAEKNKLFFFEGCYFNFDLEDLLRASAEVLGKGSFGTTYKAVLDEETTVVVKRLREVVVGKREFEQHMELVEKVGKHPNVLPPRAYYFSKDEKLLVYNYIPTGSLFAHLHGSSDAGRSPLDWDSRVKISLGIAKGLAHIHSEGAKSSHGNIKSTNVLLTQELEACISDVGLSPLMNFPPAMSRAMGYRAPEATDMRKITHKSDVYSFGVLLLEMLTGKTTLQYPGYDCVVDLPRWVKSVVREEWTAEVFDLELLKQQHSEEEMVQMLQIALACVTKLPETRPNMDEVVRMIEELRQSDTKTRQSSESEFNVQTP is encoded by the exons ATGAAGCTTCAGGTCTCCTTTTGCACGCTTATCTTCCTTTTCCTTATTCCGCCTTTCCCTTCCTCGGTTTTTTCTGACCTGAACTCGGATAGACAAGCCCTCCTCAACTTTGCTGCCACCGTTGTCCACATCAAAAAACTCAACTGGAATGTTTCCACACCAGTTTGCACGTCTTGGGTTGGAATCACATGCAATCTAAACAAAACGAGTGTGACTGCCATCCATCTTCCGGGGATTGGACTTTTCGGTTCCATCCCTTCCAACAGTATAGGGAAGCTTCATGCTCTTCAAGTCCTCAGCCTCCGCTCCAACTTCCTCTATGGAAGTCTGCCTTCTGATATCCTATCCATTCCTTCCTTGGAGTACCTTTACCTCCAACACAATAATTTCTCCGGCGTGCTACCTGCCTCTCTGCCTCCCAACCTCGTTGTCTTGGACTTCTCCTTCAACTCCTTTTCCGGAAGCATTCCAACTAAAATCCAGAATCTTACACGCCTCACTACGTTGTACCTCCAAAACAATTTCATCTCTGGAGCCATCCCCAATCTGAACCTCCCCGCACTTAAGCTTTTGAATTTGAGCTACAATAACTTGAATGGCTCGGTTCCATATTCCCTCGAAAAATATTCGAACTCTTCATTTGTTGGGAATCCTCAGTTATGTGGAGAACCTCTCAACAATTGTTCTAAAACCACCTCCTCTACCCCTTCTGCATCCTCTGCTTTCTTGCCACCCTCGCCAACCATTCTGAAAAATCACCATGCTACACTCATAAAAAAACTCAGCCCGGGATCCATTATTGCCATGGCATTTGGGTGCTCTGCAGTGTTTATTCTTCTAGTTCTGGTGGTTGTCATATGCTGCTGGAAAAGGACTAACAAAGTAGGTGGCGGGATGTTGAAAGGGAAGGCTGCGGGTGATGGAAAGGGTGAGATGCCTAAGGATTTTGGGAGTGGAGTGCAAGAAGCTGAGAAGAACAAGCTGTTCTTCTTTGAAGGTTGCTATTTCAATTTTGATCTTGAGGATCTGCTGAGAGCGTCAGCTGAAGTTCTCGGCAAAGGAAGTTTCGGAACAACTTACAAAGCTGTATTGGATGAGGAAACAACGGTTGTGGTGAAGCGGTTGAGGGAAGTTGTGGTGGGGAAGAGGGAGTTTGAGCAGCATATGGAGCTGGTGGAGAAGGTAGGGAAGCACCCAAATGTCCTGCCTCCTCGCGCTTATTATTTTTCGAAAGATGAGAAGCTTTTGGTGTACAACTACATTCCAACAGGAAGCTTGTTTGCACACTTGCATG GAAGCAGTGATGCTGGGAGGTCTCCACTAGACTGGGATTCAAGAGTAAAGATTTCGCTCGGGATTGCCAAGGGACTTGCCCACATTCATTCCGAGGGTGCAAAATCTAGCCATGGCAATATAAAGTCCACAAACGTCCTCCTCACCCAAGAACTCGAGGCTTGCATCTCAGACGTAGGGTTGAGTCCTCTAATGAACTTCCCTCCAGCCATGTCCCGGGCCATGGGATATCGCGCTCCCGAGGCAACTGACATGCGGAAAATCACTCACAAATCTGATGTCTATAGCTTTGGTGTGCTCCTCTTAGAAATGCTGACAGGCAAAACCACGCTTCAATATCCAGGTTATGACTGCGTGGTTGATCTCCCGCGTTGGGTTAAGTCTGTTGTGCGTGAGGAGTGGACAGCTGAGGTTTTTGATTTGGAACTTCTAAAACAGCAACACAGTGAAGAAGAGATGGTGCAGATGCTGCAGATTGCTCTGGCATGCGTAACAAAATTGCCCGAAACACGCCCCAACATGGATGAAGTAGTCAGAATGATAGAGGAACTCCGGCAATCCGACACCAAAACTAGGCAATCCTCCGAGTCGGAATTTAATGTGCAAACCCCATGA
- the LOC126591589 gene encoding uncharacterized protein LOC126591589, whose protein sequence is MSTAEDESVAAQVLKEMMEKLDAVKQGQISYPQITLAPDVSSPLFNWQDQDPVPPNTTAPGSAPHLPPTTPPVVTSPQIGQPTSSSATADRPVSSTSQFPVSMYGIPVNNPTESQVTPTPPAANPSQSVLPPTDPKGIAFDFFGQPRDPDPTYKKTPSRGNKGEFETNQLSAANKLEGIVNTLTQTVERLNVQFASEREISKQLLDRFNNLSVLVSREIAALRSLISKESAETRKSINAHVESLGKALMVAPTHHGASTSQSAPQKAPEQEAPNPQGSGGIRRMSLRCNWQTSMLIFQWRTTMQLAR, encoded by the exons ATGTCGACTGCTGAAGACGAAAGCGTTGCAGCACAAGTCCTAAAGGAAATGATGGAGAAGCTGGACGCAGTCAAACAAGGCCAGATTTCGTATCCTCAGATAACGCTAGCGCCTGATGTATCAAGTCCTTTATTCAACTGGCAAGATCAAGACCCGGTTCCTCCTAATACAACAGCCCCTGGCAGTGCTCCGCACCTGCCACCAACCACTCCTCCGGTGGTAACCTCTCCTCAGATTGGGCAGCCCACTTCAAGCTCTGCAACTGCGGATCGCCCTGTCTCGTCAACCAGCCAGTTTCCAGTCAGCATGTATGGGATACCTGTCAACAATCCTACAGAGAGTCAAGTCACACCGACACCTCCTGCGGCAAATCCATCCCAGTCAGTCTTACCTCCTACCGACCCAAAGGGAATTGCTTTTGACTTCTTTGGACAACCTCGAGATCCAGATCCCACCTACAAGAAGACCCCATCAAGGGGGAATAAAGGAGAATTTGAGA CAAACCAATTGTCTGCAGCAAACAAACTTGAGGGAATTGTTAACACCCTCACCCAGACAGTCGAGCGCCTTAATGTTCAATTTGCATCAGAGCGAGAAATCTCAAAACAACTGCTGGACAGATTCAACAATCTCAGCGTGCTAGTTTCTAGAGAGATAGCAGCACTACGATCTTTGATCTCCAAGGAGTCCGCAGAGACACGCAAATCTATCAATGCGCATGTAGAGAGTCTTGGGAAAGCCTTAATGGTAGCACCGACCCACCATGGGGCGAGCACATCTCAATCTGCCCCACAGAAGGCTCCAGAGCAAGAAGCTCCCAATCCGCAAGGAAGCGGTGGGATCAGAAGGATGAGCTTGCGGTGCAACTGGCAGACAAGTATGCTAATATTCCAATGGCGGACTACAATGCAGCTTGCTCGGTGA
- the LOC126590502 gene encoding methylesterase 17-like, which produces MVEDKATEETMVDEEKEISSEPLKATTHFVLVHGISHGAWCWYKIRCLMESSGFKVSCVDLKSAGLDQSDANSVLSFDDYNKPLLDLLSALPENEKVILVGHSAGGLNVTQATLKFPKKILLAVYVAATMLKLGFSSDQDFKDGVPDLSEFGDVYELGFGLGSDKPPTSAIVKKEFQRKISYQLSPQEDSTLAAMLLRPGPLLAITSARFAEDSIVDKVPRVYFRTLHDHVINPGQQEAMVKRWPPSEVYVLDSDHSPMFSTPFLLFGFLVKAAASFGGLK; this is translated from the exons ATGGTAGAGGATAAGGCTACGGAAGAAACCATGGTAGATGAGGAGAAGGAAATATCATCAGAACCCTTGAAGGCTACTACTCACTTTGTGCTGGTCCATGGCATAAGTCACGGGGCATGGTGTTGGTACAAAATCCGGTGTCTCATGGAGAGTTCCGGCTTCAAAGTTTCGTGTGTCGATCTGAAGAGCGCCGGCCTCGATCAATCCGATGCAAATTCAGTCCTTTCTTTTGATGATTACAACAAGCCACTCCTGGACTTGCTGTCTGCCCTCCCTGAGAATGAAAAG GTAATTCTGGTGGGACACAGTGCTGGAGGGCTGAATGTAACTCAGGCCACTCTCAAGTTCCCAAAGAAAATTCTCTTAGCAGTCTATGTTGCAGCGACAATGCTCAAACTTGGGTTCTCCAGTGATCAAGATTTTAAAGat GGGGTGCCAGATTTATCTGAGTTTGGTGATGTGTATGAGTTAGGGTTTGGATTGGGATCTGATAAACCTCCAACAAGCGCCATTGTCAAGAAAGAATTCCAACGCAAAATCTCATACCAATTGAGTCCTCAAGAG GATTCGACGCTAGCTGCTATGCTTTTGAGGCCAGGACCGCTCTTGGCAATAACGTCAGCCCGTTTCGCAGAGGACAGCATCGTTGACAAAGTGCCGCGAGTTTACTTTAGAACGCTGCATGACCATGTCATAAACCCAGGGCAACAAGAAGCTATGGTAAAGAGGTGGCCACCGTCGGAGGTCTATGTTTTGGATAGTGATCACAGCCCCATGTTCTCCACCCCATTTTTGCTGTTTGGCTTCCTTGTAAAAGCAGCGGCTTCTTTTGGTGGACTTAAATAG
- the LOC126589429 gene encoding protein NETWORKED 4A-like produces MVDMERTELKESDSTGLDNGITPDRSTSMWLVENLEEMDQRIKQMMKLIKEDGDSSPKNDEAFYQKKPELVEEFHRMYRSLAGCYEHLTKEAHKGLGDSEYGFDQGSPLLTPDAKHGLHKSGHQVVGLGISPSSDGSSPALSLKNGSESSSSSSLGSESESLNSPVCNYLVPPPNDDFDSQGWQQKITELETELSSVREKLQMREGDLKMEKMRVFELQNQIVELESLASDRENEIGRLLGDLEVTKERRKGLDKEIVKLKDEHAHRISEGAHQMQGLEVQLDLERKHVSELEERIVRYNADILGRDLEVMQLKSALHDLQEQFSLEKANLQADISSFSEKQILLDTRVEELSFKSKSLDDEIRQCETDKMEMERQHVVREMALQDEISRLKVEVADRNGHVEAVNKDFDRFKLKYDMLMAEKDELNARAQTLMANVSSRDNQIQEMAGHLSLLRTEHEGLIFGSECAHRLVDELKSRVEELQQEVNRQSVVISGAAEEKREVIRQLCFSLEHYRSGYQELRQAFTGHRRRAVAAA; encoded by the exons ATGGTTGATATGGAGAGAACAGAACTGAAGGAGTCAGATTCAACTGGACTGGACAATGGTATCACCCCAGATCGTTCTACTTCTATGTGGCTGGTAGAAAATCTTGAAG AGATGGACCAGAGGATTAAGCAAATGATGAAGCTGATCAAAGAAGATGGCGATTCTTCGCCAAAAAATGATGAAGCGTTTTATCAGAAGAAGCCAGAATTGGTTGAGGAATTTCACAGAATGTATCGGTCGCTGGCTGGATGCTACGAACACTTGACCAAAGAAGCACATAAGGGGTTGGGAGATTCTGAATATGGTTTCGACCAAGGCTCTCCTCTGTTGACTCCTGATGCTAAACATGGTCTGCACAAATCCGGCCATCAAGTTGTTGGGTTAGGTATATCACCAAGCTCAGATGGTTCTAGTCCAGCTCTTTCTTTAAAGAATGGCAGCGAATCATCTTCCTCGTCATCATTGGGATCCGAGTCAGAATCTCTTAACTCCCCCGTCTGCAATTACTTGGTTCCACCTCCGAACGATGATTTTGACAGCCAGGGATGGCAGCAGAAGATTACTGAGCTTGAAACCGAACTTTCTAGCGTGAGAGAGAAGCTCCAAATGAGGGAGGGTGATcttaaaatggagaaaatgcgGGTGTTTGAGCTGCAAAATCagatagttgagttggagagtctGGCATCAGATAGAGAAAATGAGATTGGGAGATTGTTGGGAGACTTGGAAGTGACTAAGGAAAGGCGTAAGGGGTTGGACAAAGAGATTGTAAAGTTGAAGGATGAACATGCCCATAGAATTTCCGAAGGTGCTCATCAAATGCAAGGTCTGGAAGTCCAACTTGACTTGGAGAGAAAGCATGTTTCGGAGCTGGAGGAGAGGATAGTGAGGTACAATGCTGATATACTTGGCCGTGATCTTGAGGTGATGCAGCTGAAGAGTGCATTGCATGATTTACAGGAACAATTCTCtcttgagaaagcaaacctgcAGGCTGACATTTCAAGTTTTTCAGAGAAACAAATCCTTTTGGACACAAGAGTTGAAGAATTGAGCTTCAAAAGCAAGAGTTTGGACGACGAAATAAGGCAATGTGAAACGGATAAGATGGAAATGGAAAGGCAGCACGTTGTCCGCGAGATGGCATTGCAAGATGAAATAAGCCGCCTGAAAGTAGAAGTTGCTGACAGAAATGGACATGTGGAAGCTGTAAATAAAGACTTCGACAGGTTTAAACTGAAATATGATATGCTGATGGCGGAGAAAGATGAGCTCAATGCTAGGGCTCAAACGCTTATGGCGAATGTGAGTTCCCGCGACAATCAGATTCAGGAAATGGCGGGACATCTTAGTCTGTTACGAACAGAACATGAGGGTCTGATATTTGGATCCGAATGTGCACATAGACTAGTAGATGAGTTGAAATCGAGAGTGGAGGAGTTGCAGCAAGAGGTGAATAGGCAGAGTGTTGTGATCTCGGGTGCGGCTGAGGAGAAAAGAGAGGTGATCCGGCAGCTTTGCTTCTCGCTGGAGCACTACAGGAGCGGATACCAAGAGCTTCGTCAAGCATTTACCGGGCACAGGCGGCGGGCGGTTGCAGCTGCGTAA